Proteins encoded within one genomic window of Triticum aestivum cultivar Chinese Spring chromosome 2D, IWGSC CS RefSeq v2.1, whole genome shotgun sequence:
- the LOC123052272 gene encoding putative yippee-like protein Os10g0369500: protein MGMLFVEYLPGPKVFKCKFCRVDSASPDDIVSKEFRGRHGRAYLFDSVVNVSLGPNEDRHLLTGLHTVNDIYCSCCQRLLGWKYAKAYNEDQKYKEGKFILEKNMMLKEGR, encoded by the exons ATGGGGATGCTGTTCGTGGAGTACCTCCCGGGGCCCAAGGTGTTCAAGTGCAAGTTCTGCAGGGTTGACTCGGCGTCGCCTGACGACATCGTGTCCAAGGAGTTCCGTGGCCGCCACGGCCGCGCCTACCTCTTCGATAGCGT GGTGAATGTGAGCCTTGGTCCCAATGAGGATCGCCATCTCTTGACTGGATTGCATACAGTGAACGATATCTACTGTAGCTGCTGCCAACGACTCCTTGGCTGGAAATAT GCGAAAGCCTACAACGAAGACCAGAAGTACAAAGAAGGAAAGTTCATACTAGAGAAGAACATGATGCTGAAAGAAGGACGTTAG